Sequence from the Panicum virgatum strain AP13 chromosome 5N, P.virgatum_v5, whole genome shotgun sequence genome:
aaacagatAATTTCTTtttgaggggaggggaggctggGGAGAGAATTCCCCACCTGATTTTCTTTTCATTGCAGTGGCCCTTGAACGGGGCAGTGCTAATCCGCGGGCGCGCGCTGAGATGGATTTAGCGAGCGATTCCCCGACAGTCAATTTTGGAAAGATTTAATTACCCCAActttctatttctaaaatatcataatttttatatataatttAGACACGTAACTTCTTGTTGATAACTTTTTATGCAATAATTTTGTTGCACAACTTTTTACGATATGCGCATCGTATACCTATAACTTTTAGGAATAAATTTCAAATGGCAACTTAGCAGAAAGttataatatatatgtataacTTGCGCCTATAATTTTTTCACAACACATTTTTCACGTGATAATTTTGTATCACAACTTTTATGTCATATGTAACTTACACATGTAACTTTTGTCACAACTTCcataagaaattttgttagCTAACTTATAGACATAATTTACACACATAATAATTTACAGACATAAACAATATACACATAAGAAATAACAGTATAAATATGGTTGAATAAAGAAAAAATGGAAACAAAAAATAGATCCCACGGTCCTACGTCTCGGAGGCGAGCGCACATGCGTGTGCAATCCCCAGGTGCATGTCTGCATCGCTGCTAGGAGCGATCCTAGCGAACGAGTGCAGAATCAACTTCGCGCCTAGAACGGCCTGGTGGTATGGTTTAATTCGACATGGGTTTCAGTGAGTTTACATTGCCAAAGATAAAAAGGAGCACCACTGGTCGCTGATGACCGTATCATTCTGAGGGAGCCGACAGCTCTATACTCGTctcaggggcggatccagcagTGGGTCTAGAGGGGCGGATCTATATGGAGCCCCTCCTAAATCCTCAAATAATTTTTTGACATGAATACATTGCGAGAAAAGACTGAAATTATTTAGAGATAGAGGAAAACTCTTCTAATAATTattctggatccgccactgctcTTCCATCTTATGCTCGTAGTTCTTGTCTGAAAATGATCTCATTTCTTCGCTTCCACAACTGCCAGCATAGCAATACAAAAGTGTCGTAGTGTGCAGCTGGAAGGTTTGCAGGCTTTGCCGAGGCTGCGCAGATCCCGAACGGAGGCATCCTGACATAAATCCCAGGTGGTGCCAGAAGCTGGCTGCAAACGGGCACTGTAAGAGCAGATGTCAGCTGTTTCAGGGGAGTTCAACACAGAGATCGCATGTGGTGCCAGAGAAGCTTAGCGGTTGAGGAGAAAGTTAcccatatttttattttctagatCGGCCCCTGGTTACAGGGGGCAGTGCGGCACACATCTACTAGTACTGAGCACTTCTACTAAACACTTACAACAAGTGGGCACAACTCCACAAGTTGGATCACTCCCACAGCGGGCCGCCGTACACCTGCTCCGCGCCAGCCTCGCCGCCATAGCAGGGCCCAAACGAGAAGGCGCTCCCCTCGCGCCACTCCTCCTCCCACTCCATGGCCATGACCATGCCGTCCATGTACCAGTCCCCCATGCACCCACCGGTGAACGGGCCCATGCCGGCGTCGGCCGTCTCCGCCCACTCCAgggtgtcgtcgtcgtcgaagaCGGCGTACGGCGCCGGCCCgtaccgctgccgctgccgcgggCTCCCGTACTCCTCGAAGTCGGATAGGATGGCGTCGAGATCGCAGTCCTGGTGCGTGTGGATGGCGCCGTTCAGTTCGTAGCTGCCCATCCAGCagtcgccgccgtcgacgtcggccgCGAAGCCGAGCTGAGGGCTGCCTGCATCCTCGGCGGCGAGGGACGCGTCCAGGAGCTCGACGAGCAGGTCTCCGTCGACCTCCGGCACCTCCATGACGCGGTCTCCTTTCTGCTGCGGCTCGATGCTACTGCTATCCATGTACTATGCGCTAGTGGATCAAAATCGTAGCCAGCTTCTA
This genomic interval carries:
- the LOC120673682 gene encoding uncharacterized protein LOC120673682, whose translation is MDSSSIEPQQKGDRVMEVPEVDGDLLVELLDASLAAEDAGSPQLGFAADVDGGDCWMGSYELNGAIHTHQDCDLDAILSDFEEYGSPRQRQRYGPAPYAVFDDDDTLEWAETADAGMGPFTGGCMGDWYMDGMVMAMEWEEEWREGSAFSFGPCYGGEAGAEQVYGGPLWE